The stretch of DNA CGACGCCGTGCCGACCGACCTGTGCCGGCCCGAGACGATCGACGCCCTCGTCGACGGCGCGGTCGCGCGCCACGGCCGCCTCGACGCGCTCGTCAACAACGCCGCCGTCGGCTACGTGCGCGCGATCGCCGACGGCCGGCTCGACGAGTGGCGCACGATCTTCGACACCAACGTGATCGGCACGCTGTGCGCGTGCCGCGCGGCCCTGCGCCACATGCTGCCGGCCGGCGCCGGCGACGTCGTCATCATGGGCTCCGCGTCGGCCGAAGAGGCGTGGCCGTATCTCGGCGTCTACGCCGCGTCGAAGGCGGCGCTGCTCACCCTCGCGCGCAGCCTCCGCGCCGAGGTGGCGACGGCGGGCATTCGCGTCATGACCATGGAGATCCACAACGTCGCCGGCACCGATTTCGCGCGCGACTTCGACCCCGCGGTCCTTCCCGACGCGATGAGACGCTGGATCGAGCTCGGCGTCTTCAACCGCCAGGCGCCCATGCTGACGCCCGATGCGGTGGCGCGGGCGGTCGTCTTCCAGCTGACGACGCCGCAGCCGGCGAGCATCCACGACCTCGTCATCCGTTCGCGGGAGAACTGAGGAGCCGCGGTCCCGGCGTGTGGCTGGCGGCGCGTTCGGGGGGGGGGCGGCGTCCCCCCCCCGCGTCCCCCGCCCCGAACGCGCCACCGCGATCACGCGACCGAGCGTGCCGCGGAAGCCCCGCCCAGCACCTCGCGGCAGTGCGCGAGCCAGCGCAGATGGGCCTCCGCGTGGGCCAGGGCCGCTTCGCGGGCGAGGCGACGCAGTGGCGCGGCGCCGTCGCGGGCAGCTTCCTCGCGGACGAGGGCGA from bacterium encodes:
- a CDS encoding SDR family oxidoreductase — protein: MDRPLAGRVGIVTGASTGIGAATARALAAAGMTVVLGARRAEQLAAVRDDIVAAGGRADAVPTDLCRPETIDALVDGAVARHGRLDALVNNAAVGYVRAIADGRLDEWRTIFDTNVIGTLCACRAALRHMLPAGAGDVVIMGSASAEEAWPYLGVYAASKAALLTLARSLRAEVATAGIRVMTMEIHNVAGTDFARDFDPAVLPDAMRRWIELGVFNRQAPMLTPDAVARAVVFQLTTPQPASIHDLVIRSREN